From the Gallaecimonas kandeliae genome, one window contains:
- the mpl gene encoding UDP-N-acetylmuramate:L-alanyl-gamma-D-glutamyl-meso-diaminopimelate ligase, whose protein sequence is MHIHILGICGTFMGGLAQLARELGHKVTGSDQNVYPPMSTQLEAAGISLTEGYDVAQLEPAPDLVVIGNAMSRGNPCVEAVLNKGIPYVSGPQWLYEAVLKDRWVLAVSGTHGKTTTTSMLAWILEEAGLKPGFLVGGVPANFGFSARLGDAPFFVVEADEYDTAFFDKRSKFVHYRPRTLIINNLEFDHADIFPDLAAIQRQFNHLLRMVPGQGLVIGPADDANLADTLAQGCWTPFLKLGEDLKAELIKGDGSQFTVLGGEERVEVQWELVGMHNVHNALAALAAARHAGVPLKVAAESLGRFENVARRLELRGERAGVSVFDDFAHHPTAIATTLDGLRRKVGGQRILAVLEPRSNTMKAGVHADQLNAAVKAADRVFWFEPQGLKWSIKDLCRDSQVPASYSDSVDELVAMLVREARAGDHILVMSNGGFGGIHQKLLDALEAGHD, encoded by the coding sequence ATGCACATACATATCCTCGGGATCTGCGGCACCTTCATGGGCGGCCTGGCGCAACTGGCCAGGGAGCTGGGCCACAAGGTCACAGGCTCTGACCAGAACGTCTATCCCCCCATGAGCACCCAACTGGAGGCGGCCGGCATCAGCCTCACCGAAGGTTATGACGTGGCCCAGCTCGAGCCGGCCCCGGACCTGGTGGTGATCGGCAACGCCATGAGCCGCGGCAACCCCTGTGTGGAGGCGGTGCTCAACAAGGGTATCCCCTATGTGTCAGGCCCCCAGTGGCTCTATGAGGCGGTGCTCAAGGACCGCTGGGTGCTGGCCGTGAGCGGCACCCACGGCAAGACCACCACCACCTCCATGCTGGCCTGGATACTGGAAGAAGCCGGCCTCAAGCCCGGCTTCCTGGTGGGCGGGGTGCCGGCCAACTTCGGCTTCTCTGCTCGCCTCGGCGACGCTCCCTTCTTCGTGGTGGAGGCGGACGAGTACGACACCGCCTTCTTCGACAAAAGATCCAAGTTCGTCCACTACAGGCCCCGCACCCTCATCATCAACAACCTGGAATTCGACCACGCCGACATATTCCCGGATTTGGCCGCCATCCAGCGCCAGTTCAACCACCTGCTGCGGATGGTGCCGGGCCAGGGCCTGGTGATAGGGCCGGCGGACGACGCCAACCTGGCCGACACCCTGGCCCAAGGCTGCTGGACCCCCTTCCTCAAGCTGGGGGAAGACCTCAAGGCCGAGCTGATCAAGGGCGACGGTAGCCAGTTCACAGTGCTGGGCGGCGAGGAGCGGGTGGAAGTGCAGTGGGAACTGGTGGGCATGCACAACGTCCATAACGCCCTGGCGGCCCTGGCCGCGGCCCGCCATGCCGGGGTGCCGCTCAAGGTGGCGGCCGAGAGCCTGGGGCGCTTTGAGAACGTGGCCCGGCGCCTGGAGCTGCGCGGCGAGCGGGCCGGGGTCAGCGTTTTTGATGATTTCGCCCACCACCCCACCGCCATCGCCACCACCCTCGATGGCCTGCGCCGCAAGGTGGGGGGCCAGCGCATTCTGGCGGTGCTGGAGCCGCGCTCCAACACCATGAAGGCCGGGGTCCATGCCGACCAGCTCAACGCCGCCGTCAAGGCCGCCGACAGGGTGTTCTGGTTCGAGCCCCAGGGCCTCAAATGGTCCATCAAGGATCTCTGCCGTGACTCCCAGGTGCCGGCCAGCTACAGCGACAGCGTCGACGAACTGGTGGCCATGCTGGTGCGGGAAGCCAGGGCAGGGGACCACATACTGGTGATGAGCAACGGCGGCTTCGGCGGCATCCACCAGAAACTGCTCGACGCCCTGGAGGCCGGCCATGACTAA